A window from Prochlorococcus marinus CUG1435 encodes these proteins:
- the argB gene encoding acetylglutamate kinase yields the protein MNDSQRVSILSEALPYIQSFSGRKIVIKYGGSVMENDNLKNAFFRDIALLSTVGVCPIVIHGGGPEINNWLKKLEISPKFENGLRITDQKTMEIVEMVLMGRVNKQIVKGINKTGSLAVGISGLDGNLIQSRELGDGSHGLVGEVTKINPEILDPLISKGYIPIISSIGSTLEGISHNINADFVAGEIAAAINAEKLILLTDTQGILKEKDNKNSLVEKTNLKEARDFIDKKIVTEGMIPKTECCIRALAQGVKAAHIIDGRIEHSLLLEIFTNSGIGTMIVA from the coding sequence ATGAATGATTCTCAAAGAGTATCAATATTAAGCGAAGCACTTCCATATATACAAAGTTTCTCAGGTAGAAAAATTGTTATCAAGTATGGTGGTTCTGTTATGGAGAATGATAATTTAAAAAATGCTTTTTTTAGAGACATTGCACTTTTATCAACAGTTGGGGTTTGTCCGATAGTAATTCATGGAGGTGGACCAGAGATTAATAATTGGCTAAAGAAATTAGAAATATCTCCAAAATTCGAAAATGGATTAAGAATTACTGACCAAAAAACAATGGAAATTGTCGAGATGGTTCTAATGGGTAGAGTTAACAAACAAATTGTAAAAGGGATTAATAAAACTGGATCCTTAGCTGTGGGAATATCAGGTCTTGATGGCAACTTAATTCAATCTAGAGAACTAGGAGATGGTAGCCATGGGTTAGTGGGAGAGGTTACAAAAATCAATCCTGAAATATTAGATCCTCTTATTTCTAAAGGATACATCCCAATTATTTCTAGCATTGGATCAACCTTGGAGGGTATTTCCCATAACATTAATGCAGATTTTGTTGCTGGAGAAATTGCTGCTGCAATAAATGCAGAAAAACTTATTCTTCTTACTGATACTCAAGGTATTTTAAAAGAAAAAGATAACAAAAATAGTCTTGTTGAAAAAACTAATCTCAAAGAGGCAAGAGATTTTATTGATAAAAAAATTGTGACTGAAGGTATGATTCCAAAGACAGAATGCTGTATAAGAGCTTTAGCCCAAGGAGTCAAAGCAGCTCACATAATTGATGGACGGATAGAACATTCATTACTTCTTGAGATTTTTACAAATTCAGGAATAGGTACAATGATAGTCGCCTAA